The window ATGAAGCGATCGATATGTACAAAAAGGCATTAGTGATTATAGAAAAAAATCTTGGCAGTGACAATGATGACGTGGCGAGGATCCTATCTAATATAGGGATAGCTTTTAAAGATAAAGGGAATTATGATCAGTCTTTAGAGTATCGAGGAAAAGCACTAAAAATTAGATCAAATGTATTCGGTCACGAGAGCCTGCAGGTTGGACAAACTTATGCTGGAATAGCTGTAGATTACTTTTTAAAAGAAGACTATTCAAGTGCAATAAAATATTATGAGGAATCTCTTCGAATAAAAAAGAAATTCTTACGTGACGACCATCCAGAAATTGCAGCAGGATATTTCAATTTGGGGATGGTGTATAATCGTATACAAAATAATGAACTAGCGTTAAGCCATTACTATAATGCATTGTATAAATATCAAAAAACCTATAATGGAACTCATATTGATATTGCCAAATCATTTGACAACATTGGCCGAATTTTTCTTGAAGAGGGACAACCTGATTCTGCATTGAATTATTATCGAAAAGGATTAGCCATTTGGACTCAATTGATTGGGAAAAGTCATTACTATATGGGGTTTGCATATCGCAATCTGGGCGACGTTTTTTTGAATAAAAAAAAGTATGAGGAAGCGTTAGAAAGCTATAATCGGTCACTCAAAGTAAACTTAGAGAATTTTGGATTGCATCATCCTCAAACGGCTGAATCTTACCAACGATTGGGCGCTTTGTATAATGAGTGGGGAAGGAAAGATTTGGCGTTAAAAAATTATCAATTGTCATTACAATCTGTATGTCCGGCTTTTAAAAACGAAAATGTTTTAATCAATCCGGTTTTAAATCGTATTTTAGATGAAAATATACTGTTGCGAGGATTGTCTGAAAAAGCAGAAATTTTCTCTAGATCAGTTGAAACAATGGAATCAGCCGGAGAGACTTATTTGGTTTGCGCAGACGTGATTGACCTTATAAAAAGAAACTTCAAAACTGAAGATTCCAAAATCGATTACGGTGAACAGGTTTTGAAAATCTATGAAAGCGGTATTGCCGTCAATTATCATTTATATCAACGCCGTCATGATACAAAATATCTGTTTTCCGCGTTTCGATTGATCGAAAAAAGCAAATCTTACGTACTATTTGAAGCTTTGGCTGATTCCAAAGCCAAACTTTTTTCAGGCGTTCCGGATAGTCTGTTAGAATACGAACGCAAGCTTAAGACCAATATCGCCAATTACCAAAAACGCATTTATCAAGAAGAACAAAAGGGAAGACAAAAAGATTCTACGGCTATCGCAAAATATGCACAAAGAATATTTGGGTTTGAACGCCAGTATGATGATTATGTCGATCATTTAAAAGATAAATATCCCGGTTACTATAAAATAAAATTTGAACCGTCATTGATTTCGGTCTATTCAGTGCAGTCAGCTATCGACTCTGAGACGGTAGTATTGGATTATTTTTCCGGTCAGAATTCATTGTATATGATTTCTGTGAGCAAGGACACCGTGCAATTCAGATCCTTGGGTTTAAGTATGTTGATTGAAGATAAGACACTTAAAATGAAATCGGCGATAGCCTCAAAAAATAAAAAAGATTACATCGAACTGGCTTCTGATCTTTATAATCTATTGCTCATGCCTGAATTGACCGATACCGTAAAATATAAAAAGTTAATTGTTATTCCTGATGGAATTTTAAATTATCTCCCTTTTGAAGCGCTACTGACTTTACCTCCGTCAGTTGATTCAAATTATTCAAGTTTATCATATTTGGTAAAAAAATATCAGGTTAGTTACGGCGTATCGGCCGGATTGCTTTTTGATCGTGTAGGCAAGTCAATACCGATACCGAGTGACGGGGTGGGGTATTCTCCGGTAAATTTCTGATTATAATTTTCCATTAAATTTATGGAAAAAACACTCTTTTTGTGTCTTATGGGTGAATAATGTAAATAAAAAAAGGCCAAAAGGTCTTTTGAACGATAACCATAACACACAAGGAGTACTATGAAGACCGTATCTTTTCGCACCAGCTTGTTAGTTGTTTCGATCCTTCTGACTATGTATCTCATGGGATGTGGAAGCAATGAAAGTGTCGTATCGAGCCAGAATGACAAACAGGGGATCAACACACAACTAAGCGGGGATGATGAAGGGATTTCGGGGGATTCGGGAAATGATTTGTCAGATACACCAACTGATACAGGCAGCGGCGGCGGCGGAAAATAATTCAAATGTGATGAAAAAATCCCTGCTGTAGTTTCAGCAGGGATTTTTTATTTACAGCGTTTTTTGTATAAATTTTTTTCGGAATACAATAAAAAATCCTGCTAAAATAACAACCGAAGGCACAACAAACACCCAATACATTTGGCTTGGCTTTTCAATTTGAATAGGATGGGTGTCACCTATGGCGACGAACCCAGCCCAGTAATATGGATTGGACATCACAGGATCACCGCTATTGATCATAGCAAGTTTTGCCTCACGTAAAGCCTCATCTTTAGACAATCCTTCCGAAAGCCTTTCGTAGAAATTGTGCATAAGTACTGAAGTAGAGCGGTCGTCGATTGCCCATAGACTCATGACAATACTGGGGCAACCGGCATAGAAAAAGCCACGGGCAAGGCTCATCACGCCTTCACCGCGAACTAATTTGCCTGAACCAGTATTACAAGCGCTCAAGACAGCCAAATCAGCATTGAGTTGCATGTTATACAGTTCATAAGTATGAAGCAGTCCGTCTTCTTTGTCGTTTGGGCTTTTGGCAAAGACGAGCTTTGAATAGAGAGGTTCTTTATCGTCGATAATTGTGTGTGTTGCGAGATGGATGATGCGGTGCTTGGGGGCTTCAGATTTGAATCGTTCTTCAGTTGCCTCTGAAAACTTATAAAATTTTCCTGCTATAACCTCGGAAATCGCATCCAGCTCTTTTTCAGACCAAGGTAGAGGACGCAATCCCTCGTATACGGAATCTGCTCTTTCAAAAACATCAGAATCCTGCGCTTTAACGCTCAAAGGCAATATTATACAACTGATGAAAACGAAGAATTTCATGCAGAAAAAGCCTAAAAACAAAACCAAGTTAAATCAATTCTAACTTAGGGTTTTACATTCAAATCGTCAATGAGTTTCTTGGCTTGGGCTGTATATTGTCCTTTCAACGCAATTAATTCATTGAGCAGAATTTTGGCTTGTTCTGCATTCTTATCCTCAAGATATGCCAAAGAAAGATACCAGATGGATGCTTCATAAAATTCAGAGGTCTCATTCCCGGCTACAACCGATAATTGGGGAATAGCCAGTTGGCTGTCATCAATCATCAAGTAGGAAATTCCGATGTAAAAACAAGCCGTAAGGTCATTCGGATTATCTTTGATAGCTTCCAGAAAATCAGCGATAGCCGGACTGTATTCACCCAGTTCGTAGTGCATCAAAGCTTTTTCAAGGAAATTGATCTTCTTTTCACTCCGAACAAGAGGATTAGTATTAGGATAAGGCTTTAAATTTTCGGCCACTAGAGTTCCATAAGGATTTCGTTGCCAGCTATAAAGGGCGGCCATAAAGCCGATCAGCAGGGTCGCTGCTGCGGCATAATAGTACAGCTTTTTTGAAAAAGAACCTTTCGATGCGGTATGGACATTTATACGTTTTTCAAGCGATTGTGAGTGAAGACGCAGTTCGCGCTCGTCTACTGGGAAACGACTCATGGCTTCCGAACAGAGCTCACAATCTATCAGATGTTTTTCGATTATAAATCTTTCTTGATTAGATAATTTGCCTTGAGAATAATTGATCATTTGCTCAAGCGTCAAACACGGCGATGAATCCCGAAGGATTATTGATTCTATGGAACCTTTCCGGCCCCCCAATTCAGAGCGGTTCATGATTATTAACCTTTCTATCGATATAGTCTTTTATATTATTGCGACCCTTTTCTATACAATTTTTTATTTGATTATAAGATAATTGAGTGATCTCTTGAATTTCTTTATAGCTCTTTTCCTGTATGTAAAATAGATCAAGGCAAAGTTTCTGAGTCTCTTCTAACCTGTTGAAAGCTTCTTTGATAAGTTGTTCCAGCCTTTCAGAATCGGTCTTATAGTTTTCATACATAAGACGCAGAAATGATAATTTTTCCATAAAAATTTTCGAAATATCTTCGACCTGTCCAGTATCAACCTCCATATTATTATTTTTATTTTTCTTTTCAATATACGCCCTTAGGTTCCGTCGGCCATTTTGAATATGACTTTTTATTTGGTTAAACGACCATTGTGTTATTTCTTCTATTTCTTTGTAGCTTTTTTCTTGTACATAAAAAAGATCAATACACAGTTTCTGATCTACGTCTAATTCATCAAATGCATCGGCAACAATCGCGTAAAGATGTTCCCGGTTATCATTATTATTTTCATCCATAAGACTCAAAAGTAACGATTTTTCCACAAAACTTTCTGAAAATTCTTCAATATATTCAACGCTAGTTTCTTCTATTTTATTATTTCTATTTATTTTAGATCGACAAAAGTTATTAGTAACTGATAACAGCCACGACTTGAAATTTTTCACATTAAACTTAATTAGTTGGTCTGGCAGTCGCTCAAATATCTCCATTGTAGTGTCTTCGGCCTCACTCATGGTAAAATATTTACTGCAAACCAATAAAATTTGATTCGAATAACGCAAATAGAGTTCACCGATCAGATTCAAATCGTTGGTTTCCCGATAGCGATGTATGATCTCGTTGTCACTTAAAAATTTGTTTTTACTGAACTTTATCTTCATTCTAAATGTTTGGGATTTATTGGCAACCGGTAATGTGTCAATTTAATCAATAAAATTTCGAAAAAAAAAAGAAATTTTTTATGGAAAAATGATCATTTTTGAATCTTATGTATGATAAGGTACAAGAACGTTCTTATAACGGATAACGGATCGAATGAAAGCCAAAAACAAAAATCAGCATCTTCAGCAGGTGGAAGGTTTTGCTACTGGGACTCATGGTCCATTCGTTCAGGTTCATTATATAAACCCTCATAGGCATCATGAAGGTGAGTTTGAACGGTGGACGACGGGGTTATCCAATCTTGTAGGCTTTACAGGCGGCGGGATTGTTATAGTTCAAAGTAACCAGTTAATTGTTTTTGCT of the bacterium genome contains:
- a CDS encoding CHAT domain-containing protein, with the translated sequence EAIDMYKKALVIIEKNLGSDNDDVARILSNIGIAFKDKGNYDQSLEYRGKALKIRSNVFGHESLQVGQTYAGIAVDYFLKEDYSSAIKYYEESLRIKKKFLRDDHPEIAAGYFNLGMVYNRIQNNELALSHYYNALYKYQKTYNGTHIDIAKSFDNIGRIFLEEGQPDSALNYYRKGLAIWTQLIGKSHYYMGFAYRNLGDVFLNKKKYEEALESYNRSLKVNLENFGLHHPQTAESYQRLGALYNEWGRKDLALKNYQLSLQSVCPAFKNENVLINPVLNRILDENILLRGLSEKAEIFSRSVETMESAGETYLVCADVIDLIKRNFKTEDSKIDYGEQVLKIYESGIAVNYHLYQRRHDTKYLFSAFRLIEKSKSYVLFEALADSKAKLFSGVPDSLLEYERKLKTNIANYQKRIYQEEQKGRQKDSTAIAKYAQRIFGFERQYDDYVDHLKDKYPGYYKIKFEPSLISVYSVQSAIDSETVVLDYFSGQNSLYMISVSKDTVQFRSLGLSMLIEDKTLKMKSAIASKNKKDYIELASDLYNLLLMPELTDTVKYKKLIVIPDGILNYLPFEALLTLPPSVDSNYSSLSYLVKKYQVSYGVSAGLLFDRVGKSIPIPSDGVGYSPVNF
- a CDS encoding CHAT domain-containing protein codes for the protein MKFFVFISCIILPLSVKAQDSDVFERADSVYEGLRPLPWSEKELDAISEVIAGKFYKFSEATEERFKSEAPKHRIIHLATHTIIDDKEPLYSKLVFAKSPNDKEDGLLHTYELYNMQLNADLAVLSACNTGSGKLVRGEGVMSLARGFFYAGCPSIVMSLWAIDDRSTSVLMHNFYERLSEGLSKDEALREAKLAMINSGDPVMSNPYYWAGFVAIGDTHPIQIEKPSQMYWVFVVPSVVILAGFFIVFRKKFIQKTL
- a CDS encoding sigma-70 family RNA polymerase sigma factor, coding for MNLIGELYLRYSNQILLVCSKYFTMSEAEDTTMEIFERLPDQLIKFNVKNFKSWLLSVTNNFCRSKINRNNKIEETSVEYIEEFSESFVEKSLLLSLMDENNNDNREHLYAIVADAFDELDVDQKLCIDLFYVQEKSYKEIEEITQWSFNQIKSHIQNGRRNLRAYIEKKNKNNNMEVDTGQVEDISKIFMEKLSFLRLMYENYKTDSERLEQLIKEAFNRLEETQKLCLDLFYIQEKSYKEIQEITQLSYNQIKNCIEKGRNNIKDYIDRKVNNHEPL